CGGAGCATCTGGACCGTCTCCTCGAGCTGGAGCACGCCCGCGCCACGGTGGCGACCGTTGCCGAGGAGCTGCTTCCCAGCCGGCTGCCCCGGGTGCCCGGCGTCCAGCTCGCCGCCCGGCACCGCACAGGACCGCACGGCGGCGGCGACTGGTACGACGCGCTGCCGCTGCCCGAGGGCGCGCTGGGGCTGGCCGTCGGATCGGTCAGCGGCTCGGGGCCGAGCGCGCTGGCGGCGATGGGGCGGCTGCGCGCCTCCCTGCGGGCGTACGCCGTGATGGAGGGCGAGGATCCCGTCGCCGTGCTCTCCGATCTGGAACTGCTGCTGCGGCTGACCGAACCTGCGCGAACCGCCACCGCACTCTTCGCCTACGCCGAGCCTGCCCGCGGAAAGATCGTGCTGGCCGGGGCCGGCCACACCCCGCCCCTGGTGGTCGGCGAGCGGCGCACCGAGTTCGTCGAGACATCCCTGTCGGCGCCACTGGGGATGCTCGCCTGCTGGGAGGCTCCGAGCGTGGAACTCGCGCCCGAGCCCGGAGAAACGGTGCTGCTGTACACGGACGGGCTGCTGCGGCATACCGGAGATCCCATGGACCGGGCGTTCGCGCGGCTACACGCGGCCGCCGTGAGCGTGCCGAAGTCCGCCCGCGACGATCCGGGGGCGATCGCCGATCATGTGCTGCGCACGGTGCTGCCCGACGGGCTCGGCGAGGCCGAGATCGGTGAGGACGTGGTATTGCTCGCCGCCCGTTTTGACTGATTTCTCGCACGTTTTCCACAGGGCTCAGGGCCGTCTTCCCGTCGCACATACGATGGAGGGCGGTCCAGTGTCGTATCGAGGAGGCAGACGTGGCCGAGGAGCTCATCCCGGAGACCCCGGAAGAAGAAGAGCAGCCGATCAAGCAGCGCAAGAACGGCCTGTACCCGGGCGTGTCCGACGAGCTCGCCGAGAACATGACGACCGGCTGGGCCGACACCGAGCTGCGCGATCTGGAACCCATCGCGCAGGCCTCGCACACCGCCGCCCGCCGTGCCGCGCTATCGGCGCGCTTCCCCGGCGAGCGCCTGGTGATCCCCGCGGGCAATCTGAAGACCCGCTCCAATGACACCGAGTACGCCTTCCGCGCCTCCACGGAGTACGCCTACCTCACCGGCGACCAGTCCGAGGACGGCGTCCTGGTGCTCGAGCCCAAGGCCGGCGGGCACCGGGCGACCATTTATCTACTGCCCCGCTCCAATCGCGAGAACGGCGAGTTCTGGCTCTCCGGCCAGGGTGAGCTGTGGGTCGGCCGCCGCCACTCCCTCGGCGAGGCCGAGCAGCTGCTGGGCATCCCCGCCAAGGATGTGCGCGAGCTCCCCGAGCAGTTGCGCCAGGCCACCGGCCCGGTCCGCGCCGTACGCGGGCACGACGCCGGCATCGAGGAGGCGCTGACCGACAAGGTCACCGCGGAGCGCGACGAGGAGCTGCGCGTCTGTCTCTCCGAGGCGCGTGCCGTGAAGGACGAGTTCGAGATCGGCGAGCTGCAGAAGGCGTGCGACTCCACCGCTCGCGGATTCGAGGACGTCGTCAAGGTCCTGGACAGGGCCGAGGCGACCAGCGAGCGCTATATAGAGGGCACCTTCTTCCTGCGCGCCCGCGTCGAGGGCAACGACATCGGCTACGGCTCGATCTGCGCGGCGGGCCCGCACGCCACCACCCTGCACTGGGTGCGCAACGACGGCCCGGTCCGCTCCGGCGAGCTGCTGCTGCTGGACGCCGGCGTGGAGACCCACACCCTCTACACCGCCGACATCACGCGCACCCTGCCGATCAACGGCCGCTTCGACGAACTGCAGCGCAAGATCTACGACGCGGTGTACGAGTCGCAGGAGGCCGGCATCGCGGCGGTGAAGCCGGGCGCCAAGTACCGCGACTTCCACGACGCCTCCCAGCGTGTGCTCGCCGAGAAGCTCGTCGAGTGGGGTCTGGTCGAGGGCCCGGTGGAGCGTGTGCTCGAGCTGGGTCTGCAGCGCCGCTGGACGCTGCACGGCACCGGCCACATGCTCGGCATGGACGTCCACGACTGCGCCGCCGCGCGCACCGAGGCGTACGTCGACGGGACACTGGAGCCCGGCATGTGCCTCACGGTGGAGCCCGGTCTCTACTTCCAGGCGGACGATCTGACGGTGCCGGAGGAGTACCGCGGCATCGGCGTCCGGATCGAGGACGACATCCTGGTCACCGAGGACGGCAACCGGAACCTGTCGGCGGCGCTCCCGCGGCAGGCCGACGAAGTCGAGGCCTGGATGGCCTCACTCAAGGGCTGACCGACGGCGGATACGGCGGAGGGCGCGCGGCTCAGGACACCTTGAGCAGCGCGTCCTCCCGCCATTTGAGGATCTTGTCGAAGCTGACCACCGCGCCCCGGCCCGGGCGGTTGCGGAAGTGGACATGGTCGGCGAGCTGCTCGATCAGACAGAGCCCGCGGCCGCTCTCGGCGGTCGGCGAGGCCGGCGACACGGCGTATGTGCACTGCCCTCCGCGCCGCGTCGGAAAGCCCGGACCCGAATCGGCCACTTCGATACGGCACGTCTCGCCGTCCAGATAGGCGGTCACCCGGTACGCAGCCGAGGCCTCGCCGGCCCCCTGCCCACCGCCGTGCTCGACGGCATTCGCACAGGCTTCGCTCAGCGCAACTGATAGATCGTACGAAATGTCAGGATCAACCCCCGCGGTCTCCATCGTGCCGAGCAGCAGGCGACGGGCGAGCGGAACGCTCGCAGCTTCACGCCTCAAGTGGAGAGACCACCAGATGCTCATGCTCCAGCCTCCTGGCTGTGCCTCGACATACCGATACGTATTGCCGCGAGAAGCGGTCCGTAAGCACACAGTTGATGTGATTCCGCTCATTCGGCGGATGCGCCCTCCGAGCGCGCCGGTGTATGTCAGCAAAGGGGATCTTCCGGACCTGCCGTATGGGCCGTCCCACCGCAGTGCGATGATGGCCCGGCCATGTCGCCCATCCCCGTTGCACGCGCCGGAGCCGGTCTACGGCTGCTGAGGGCCGCGGTGTTCACCGCGGTCTGTGTTGTGCTGTCCGCGACGGGACATGCGCTGGCCTCCTGCACGGCTCTCCCCTGGTGGACACTGGCGCTCGGCTTCATGGCGGTGTTCGCGCTGGTCGCGCCGTTCGCCGGACGGACGCGCGCACTGCCGTCCATCGCCGTGGCACTGACCGTCGGACAGCTCGCTCTGCACACCCTGTTCGGTCTCGGGCAGCAGCATCGGCTGCGGCTGGCACCGACGGCCGACGACTCGCTGATCAGGATGGCCGCGAAGCTGGTGTGCGGGGCGGGCGCATCGTCCCTGAGCCCCACCGACGCACGCCGGATCGTCACCAATGCGGGCATCGCCCCGGCGGGGCACAGCGCCCACGTCCACATGGCGCAGACCACCGCCGCATCGCCCGAGTTGCTGCCGACCCTCCCCATGGTCCTGGGGCATCTGCTGGCCGCGCTCGCGACCGGCTGGCTGCTGCGGCGCGGAGATCTGGCGCTGCTCCGGCTGATCAAACTCTCTGCCGACTCGGCGCATGAGCTCGCTCAGGCGGCGTGGCTCCGTTCACTGCGTGCCGCGCTCGTTCTCGTACGGGCGCTGCGTGCCGGCCTCCAGGAGACGCCCGCGGCGGATCCGCGTGCTCCCCGGCCGTCGTCAGGTCCGCCTCCGCGTCCCGCCGATGAGGCGCTCCAGCACACGGTGATCAGGCGCGGGCCTCCCGCCCGCCTCGCTCTCGCAGCCTGACGCGCCCCACTCGACGCGAGTGGTGTCGCGGTGCCCGCGCACCCGTTTGCGCCTCACTCACTCGCCTCTCCTGATCCGGAGTGTTTTCTGCCATGAACGTTTCCCGTATCGCGCTCGCGACCGGCGTCGCCGCCTCCTCCGTCCTGCTGCTCTCCGGCACGGCCTTCGCCCACGTCAGCGTGCAGCCGCAGGGCGAGGCCGCCAAGGGCGGCTACGCGACGGTCAACTTCAAGGTCCCCAACGAGCGCGACAACGCCTCGACCGTCAAGCTCGAGGTCAACCTCCCCATCGAGCACCCGCTGTCGTCCGTGATGCCGCAGCCCGTGCCCGGCTGGAAGGTCGAGGTCACCAAGTCCAAGCTGGCCAAGCCGCTCCAGGTGCACGGCAAGCAGATCACCGAGGCTGTCTCCAAGGTCACCTGGACCGCGGACGGCTCCAAGATCGCACCCGGCCAGTTCCAGCAGTTCCCGCTCTCTCTCGGCAAGCTTCCCGAGGACGCCGACCAGTTGGTGTTCAAGGCCCTCCAGACGTACGACAACAAGGAGGTCGTGCGGTGGATCGAGGAGACGAAGGAGGGTGCCGCGGAGCCCGAGTCGCCCGCGCCCGTCCTGAAGCTGTCGGCCGCCACCGGGGACGAGCACGGCGGCGGGGCGAAGGACGCGTCCGCGAAGGACGGCAAGAACGCCGGTCATGACGAGGACGCGAAGTCCGAGGAGGCGTCGGACAGCAGCAGCGACACCACTGCCCGCATCCTGGGCATCGTCGGCATCCTCGTCGGTGTCGCGGGTGTTGCGTTCGGCGTCCTGGCCGGACGCCGCCGCACTTCCTGATGCGCCGCCCGACGCTTCGTCCATCACATTTGGGACACTTCTCCATGCGTAAGAAGACTGTGCTCGCGGCCACGCTCGTCGTGGCCGCCGGGCTCACCCTGTCCGCCTGCGGAGGCGGAGACGGCTCCGCCAAGAGCCCCGTCGCCGATGTCTCCGCCGAGGCGAACCGGCCCGCGACCCTGCTCGACCAGCCCTACACCAAGCCGAACCTCGTCCTGACGGACACCCACGGCAGGAAATACGACCTGCGCGAGCAGACCAAGGGCAAGCCGACGCTGATCTACTTCGGCTACACACACTGCCCCGACGTCTGCCCCCTGACGATGAGCAATATCGCCATCGCCAGGAAGAAGCTGCCCAAGGCCGACCAGGAAAAGCTCCAGGTCGTCTTTGTCACCACCGATCCGGAGCGCGACACCGCGGCCGAGCTCGCCAAGTGGCTGCCGAGCGCAGGCGATCCGTCCTTCACCGGTCTCACCGGCGACTTCCCGACCATCCAGGCGGGC
This portion of the Streptomyces sp. NBC_01750 genome encodes:
- a CDS encoding aminopeptidase P family protein; its protein translation is MAEELIPETPEEEEQPIKQRKNGLYPGVSDELAENMTTGWADTELRDLEPIAQASHTAARRAALSARFPGERLVIPAGNLKTRSNDTEYAFRASTEYAYLTGDQSEDGVLVLEPKAGGHRATIYLLPRSNRENGEFWLSGQGELWVGRRHSLGEAEQLLGIPAKDVRELPEQLRQATGPVRAVRGHDAGIEEALTDKVTAERDEELRVCLSEARAVKDEFEIGELQKACDSTARGFEDVVKVLDRAEATSERYIEGTFFLRARVEGNDIGYGSICAAGPHATTLHWVRNDGPVRSGELLLLDAGVETHTLYTADITRTLPINGRFDELQRKIYDAVYESQEAGIAAVKPGAKYRDFHDASQRVLAEKLVEWGLVEGPVERVLELGLQRRWTLHGTGHMLGMDVHDCAAARTEAYVDGTLEPGMCLTVEPGLYFQADDLTVPEEYRGIGVRIEDDILVTEDGNRNLSAALPRQADEVEAWMASLKG
- a CDS encoding ATP-binding protein, with protein sequence MSIWWSLHLRREAASVPLARRLLLGTMETAGVDPDISYDLSVALSEACANAVEHGGGQGAGEASAAYRVTAYLDGETCRIEVADSGPGFPTRRGGQCTYAVSPASPTAESGRGLCLIEQLADHVHFRNRPGRGAVVSFDKILKWREDALLKVS
- a CDS encoding YcnI family copper-binding membrane protein, which encodes MNVSRIALATGVAASSVLLLSGTAFAHVSVQPQGEAAKGGYATVNFKVPNERDNASTVKLEVNLPIEHPLSSVMPQPVPGWKVEVTKSKLAKPLQVHGKQITEAVSKVTWTADGSKIAPGQFQQFPLSLGKLPEDADQLVFKALQTYDNKEVVRWIEETKEGAAEPESPAPVLKLSAATGDEHGGGAKDASAKDGKNAGHDEDAKSEEASDSSSDTTARILGIVGILVGVAGVAFGVLAGRRRTS
- a CDS encoding SCO family protein, producing MRKKTVLAATLVVAAGLTLSACGGGDGSAKSPVADVSAEANRPATLLDQPYTKPNLVLTDTHGRKYDLREQTKGKPTLIYFGYTHCPDVCPLTMSNIAIARKKLPKADQEKLQVVFVTTDPERDTAAELAKWLPSAGDPSFTGLTGDFPTIQAGARQIGIGIDPPKKEKDGTVVSMHGAQVIAFSPKTDAGYVLYSQDTTADEYAKDLPKIIRGENP